A stretch of Lathyrus oleraceus cultivar Zhongwan6 chromosome 6, CAAS_Psat_ZW6_1.0, whole genome shotgun sequence DNA encodes these proteins:
- the LOC127095627 gene encoding zinc finger BED domain-containing protein RICESLEEPER 2, with protein sequence MELCLNNWGLNCVLSLTVDNASYNDVGAERLKIRLLSKNSLVMSGNHFHMRCCAHVLNLIMKEGLKDIDNFVYRVYHVVWYARSSPVGLAKFKASIDEESMDYKGLVSLDVETLWNSTYLMLVSASKYERIFDELGIRNKRYVNELTKKGKCVPTKDDWKHINLIIPFLKLLYDATMKKKYDTYWGTHEKLNMMLLIALVFDPRRTIILVDWMVRRYYNKDDPDALKANLDSCLKSIYEEYCAGFMPPQGNSNEPQVFGSVSDRSPFPLNSRR encoded by the exons ATGGAGTTGTGTTTGAACAATTGGGGTTTAAACTGCGTGCTTAGTTTGACGGTTGATAATGCTTCATATAATGATGTTGGAGCTGAACGTCTCAAGATAAGGCTTTTGTCTAAGAATAGTTTAGTTATGAGCGGAAACCATTTTCATATGAGGTGTTGCGCACACGTATTGAATTTAATTATGAAAGAAGGTTTGAAAGACATTGATAATTTTGTTTATAGAGTTTATCATGTTGTTTGGTATGCTAGATCTTCTCCTGTGGGGCTTGCTAAATTCAAGGCAAGTATTGATGAGGAGAGCATGGACTATAAAGGTTTAGTTTCTCTAGATGTTGAGACTCTTTGGAATTCAACTTACTTGATGTTAGTATCCGCATCAAAATATGAAAGAATCTTTGATGAATTAGGTATTCGAAATAAAAG GTATGTGAATGAGTTGACAAAGAAGGGAAAATGTGTCCCGACGAAAGACGATTGGAAGCATATTAACTTAATCATTCCATTCTTGAAGTTGCTTTATGATGCTACA atgaagaagaagtatgATACGTATTGGGGAACTCATGAGAAGCTTAACATGATGTTGTTGATTGCTCTAGTTTTCGACCCTAGGCGTACGATTATATTGGTCGATTGGATGGTAAGGCGGTACTATAATAAGGATGATCCTGATGCTTTGAAAGCAAACTTAGATTCTTGTTTGAAATCTATTTATGAGGAATATTGTGCTGGATTTATGCCTCCTCAAGGTAATTCAAATGAGCCACAAGTTTTTGGTAGTGTTAGTGATCGGTCACCATTcccattgaattcccgccgttaa
- the LOC127092267 gene encoding exocyst complex component SEC15A: protein MDAKTKRRSEIEHGDEGEDLVLATLIANGDDLSPLVRHAFEMGRPEGLLRQLNFVVKKKEAEIEDMCKTHYEEFILAVDELRGVLVDAEELKSELQSDNFKLQQVGTALLVKLEELLESYSVKRNVTEAIKMSMNCIQVLELCVKCNNHISEAQFYPALKTVDLLEKSYMQSIPARALKLVIEKRIPSIKLHIEKKVCSQVNEWMVLIRSSCKKIGQTAIGRTASVRQREEEILERQRKVDDLNISVADDRVYSLDVEEVDDDSAMQFDLTPLYRACHIHSCMGILEQFHQYYYKNRLLQLNSDLEISSSQPFVESYQTLLAQIAGYFIVEDKVLRTAGGLLVEDQVEIMWETALSKMTSMLDMQFSHMNSATHLLLIKDYVTLVGSTLRKYGYDISPLLDVLDSCRDKYHLLLLADCRRKIIDVIENDSYEQMVIKKETDYENHVLSFNLQTSDIMPAFPYVAAFSSMVPEACHFVGSFIKGSVDYLSHGVRTSFFDIVRKYLDKLLIEVLNETLQDTINGGNISVSQAMQIAANISVFERACDFFLRHVAQLCGKGVSVRSIEKPQAALAAKVLLKTSKEAAYITLLSLVNTKLDDYMKLTDNALWTTEEPKPNGNEYLNEVVFYLDSLMSTAQQILPLDAMYKVGTGALEHVSNIIVAAFLSDSVKRFNATAVMNINNDLMMLEGFADEKFYSSGLGEIYKGYSFRSCLIEARQLINLLSSSQPENFMNPVIREKNYYALDYKKVANICDKFKDSADGIFGSLSNKNTKQSAKKKSMDMLKKRLKDFN from the coding sequence ATGGACGCGAAAACAAAAAGGAGAAGTGAGATAGAGCATGGCGACGAAGGTGAGGATTTGGTTCTGGCAACTTTGATTGCCAATGGAGATGATCTTAGTCCTCTTGTAAGGCATGCGTTTGAAATGGGACGCCCGGAGGGGCTTCTTCGCCAGCTTAACTTCGTGGTTAAGAAAAAAGAAGCTGAAATTGAAGATATGTGCAAGACTCACTATGAAGAATTCATTCTCGCAGTTGATGAACTTCGCGGCGTGTTGGTTGATGCTGAAGAGCTAAAGAGTGAACTCCAGAGTGATAATTTCAAGCTGCAGCAAGTTGGAACGGCCCTTCTTGTTAAACTTGAGGAGCTTCTGGAATCTTATTCTGTCAAGAGGAATGTGACTGAAGCTATCAAGATGTCGATGAACTGTATTCAGGTGTTGGAGCTTTGTGTCAAGTGCAATAATCATATTTCTGAAGCACAATTTTATCCTGCATTGAAAACTGTTGATTTGCTTGAGAAGAGTTATATGCAGAGTATTCCTGCTAGAGCTCTTAAAttggtgattgagaagaggaTTCCTTCGATAAAATTGCATATTGAGAAGAAGGTATGTAGTCAGGTTAATGAATGGATGGTTCTTATACGAAGTTCTTGTAAAAAAATCGGGCAAACGGCGATCGGTCGCACTGCGTCGGTTCGTCAAAGGGAAGAAGAAATTCTAGAAAGGCAGAGAAAGGTTGATGATCTAAATATTTCAGTTGCCGACGATAGGGTGTATAGTTTGGATGTTGAAGAAGTTGATGATGATTCTGCAATGCAATTTGACCTCACGCCGCTTTACCGTGCTTGTCATATTCATAGTTGTATGGGGATCCTAGAGCAATTTCATCAGTACTATTATAAGAATAGATTGTTACAGTTGAACTCCGATTTGGAGATATCGTCATCGCAGCCTTTTGTTGAATCGTATCAAACACTTTTAGCGCAGATTGCAGGGTATTTTATCGTCGAGGACAAGGTTTTAAGGACTGCTGGAGGACTACTTGTAGAGGATCAGGTGGAAATAATGTGGGAGACTGCTTTGTCGAAAATGACATCAATGTTGGACATGCAATTCTCACATATGAACTCTGCCACGCATCTTCTCTTGATTAAGGATTACGTTACACTTGTCGGTTCTACTCTTAGAAAATATGGATACGATATCAGCCCTTTACTGGATGTGCTCGATAGCTGTCGCGACAAATACCACTTGCTTCTTTTGGCAGATTGTAGGCGGAAAATTATTGATGTTATTGAAAATGACTCATATGAGCAAATGGTGATAAAAAAGGAAACTGATTATGAGAATCATGTTCTGTCATTTAATCTTCAAACTTCTGATATTATGCCCGCTTTTCCTTACGTAGCGGCGTTCTCTTCGATGGTACCTGAAGCTTGTCACTTCGTGGGGTCGTTCATCAAAGGCTCTGTTGATTACTTGTCTCATGGTGTAAGAACGAGTTTCTTTGATATTGTGAGGAAGTATTTGGACAAGCTTCTGATTGAAGTGTTGAATGAAACATTACAGGACACAATAAATGGTGGAAATATCAGTGTGTCTCAAGCTATGCAGATTGCTGCAAATATTTCTGTTTTTGAAAGAGCTTGTGATTTTTTCCTTAGGCATGTGGCTCAATTATGTGGAAAAGGTGTCTCGGTTCGATCAATCGAAAAGCCTCAAGCTGCATTAGCTGCAAAGGTGTTACTGAAAACTTCAAAGGAGGCAGCTTATATTACCCTACTGAGTTTAGTCAACACGAAATTAGACGACTATATGAAACTCACAGACAATGCTCTTTGGACTACGGAAGAGCCGAAACCGAATGGAAACGAGTACTTAAACGAAGTGGTTTTTTACCTTGATTCGCTTATGTCTACGGCGCAACAAATTTTACCCTTGGATGCTATGTATAAAGTTGGAACTGGTGCACTTGAGCATGTTTCCAATATAATTGTGGCTGCTTTTCTTAGTGATAGTGTCAAGAGGTTTAACGCTACCGCAGTTATGAATATTAACAACGATCTTATGATGTTGGAGGGTTTCGCGGACGAGAAGTTTTATTCTTCTGGATTGGGTGAAATCTACAAGGGATATAGTTTTAGGAGCTGTTTGATAGAAGCAAGACAGTTAATCAATCTTTTGTCAAGTAGTCAACCTGAGAATTTCATGAATCCTGTCATAAGGGAGAAAAATTACTATGCACTTGATTATAAGAAAGTTGCTAACATTTGTGACAAGTTCAAGGATTCTGCTGATGGCATATTTGGAAGCCTTTCAAATAAAAATACAAAGCAAAGTGCTAAAAAGAAATCAATGGATATGCTCAAAAAGAGACTAAAGGATTTCAATTGA
- the LOC127092266 gene encoding transcription initiation factor TFIID subunit 13: protein MSNSSAIASSKSKTASAQPSESSSSKRKRGVFQRELQHMMYGFGDDPNPLPESVALMDDIVVEYITELVHKAQDIGSQRGKLSVEDFLYLIRKDMPKLNRCTELLSMNEELKQARKLFEHDEENLRKVFEGDEPAEG from the exons ATGAGCAATTCATCGGCAATAGCCTCCTCAAAATCAAAAACAGCTTCCGCACAACCCTCAGAATCTTCATCATCCAAGCGCAAAAGAGGAGTTTTCCAAAGAGAAT TGCAGCACATGATGTATGGCTTCGGAGATGATCCTAAT CCACTTCCTGAAAGTGTCGCACTCATGGATGACATCGTTGTAGAATATATTACAGAACTG GTACATAAAGCACAAGATATTGGATCACAGAGGGGGAAGTTATCAGTTGAGGATTTCCTCTATTTGATTCGCAAG GATATGCCAAAACTGAACCGTTGCACAGAACTGTTGTCTATGAATGAAGAGCTGAAACAAGCAAGAAAACTTTTTGAACACGATGAAGAAAATCTAAGGAAGGTTTTTGAGGGGGATGAACCTGCAGAAGGATGA